One Leptolyngbya sp. CCY15150 genomic window, TCTCTCCCTATGGGGCGGCGGTGTCTGAGGAAGCCAAGACTGCAGCGGATGCAGCCCGAGACCAGATCATCGCTGGAGAACTGGTGCTCTATGAAGGAGAGATCAAGGACAACACCGGCACGGTGCGCGTGGCGGCAGGGCAAAAGCTAGAGCAAAAGTCTGTGGAACTGGAAAGCATGGACTGGTTGATCGAAGGCGTTGAAGGATCGGTGGGCAGCTAATGAAAGACACACCTTGGTTGCGAAAAAGTGAACCGTTGGTGATTTCGGCAGGGGCGATCGCTGTTGCCCTAGCTCTGTTTGGGTTATTTTGTGCGATCGCTGGGGCCAATCCTTTTGGTGTCTATGGATCGATTTATACCGCCGCCTTCGGGAGTTCTAGTCGCATCCAAGGTACGTTGATTTTGGCGTCGCCCCTGATGTTAAGCGCTCTTTGTACGGCTCTGCCGGCCCGGCTGGGGCTGGTGATTATTGGCAACGAGGGAGCGCTGGTGGTAGGCGGTGTGGGAGCCGTAGCCATGGGGCTGAGCCTAGGCACGTCTCTGCCGCCGCTGCTGGTGCAAACGCTGATGGCGATCGCTGGCATGGTGGCGGGTGGTGTGTGGATTGGCATCGTCGGGGCGTTGCGCCACTACCGAGCGGTGAATGAAACCATCAGCAGCCTGTTGATGAACTATATCGCGATCGCCCTGCTGAATCACTTAGTGGGCGGCCCCATGCGGGATCCCAGTTCCCTCAACAAGCCCTCCACCTTTCCCCTCGATGCTGCCAACATGCTGGGCAATTTACCCGGCACCCGCATTCACTATGGACTGATCTTCGGTCTGGTGGCCTGTGGGATCGCCTACGTCCTGATCCAGCGCACCACCTTCGGGTTTGCGGCGCGCACCGCCGGTGGCAACGTGCGCGCCGCCCGGATTGCAGGCCTACCTGTCGGACGCTTAGCGGTCACCATCTGCTTTCTGGCTGGGGCCTGTGCTGGTCTGGCGGGCATGATTGAGGTGGCGGCGGTGCATGGGGTGGCCAACGAATCCCTCAATGCTGGCTATGGCTACGGTGGCATTTTGGTCGCCTTTGTGTCTCGCCATAATCCCCTGGCGGCGGCTTTAATTGCGGTGCTGGTCGGCGGTATTGTTGGCAGTGGTGGCATTCTGCAGCGCACCCATAGCTTGCCAGACGCCACGGTGTTGATCTTTCAGGGCATTATGTTCCTGACGATTTTGTACAGCGATTCGC contains:
- a CDS encoding ABC transporter permease; the protein is MKDTPWLRKSEPLVISAGAIAVALALFGLFCAIAGANPFGVYGSIYTAAFGSSSRIQGTLILASPLMLSALCTALPARLGLVIIGNEGALVVGGVGAVAMGLSLGTSLPPLLVQTLMAIAGMVAGGVWIGIVGALRHYRAVNETISSLLMNYIAIALLNHLVGGPMRDPSSLNKPSTFPLDAANMLGNLPGTRIHYGLIFGLVACGIAYVLIQRTTFGFAARTAGGNVRAARIAGLPVGRLAVTICFLAGACAGLAGMIEVAAVHGVANESLNAGYGYGGILVAFVSRHNPLAAALIAVLVGGIVGSGGILQRTHSLPDATVLIFQGIMFLTILYSDSLYGKLAFFRERPVDIPPDPTPAVVETTV